ACATGGCTATATACATCGCAAAACACATAATTTTGTCTACTCTATAGACTATAAAAATTAAATTGCTTCTACAGGAGAAATAATGAGTTCACATAAACATCATTGGTTGCACAGTCCCATTACAGGGGGTGTTTTACTTTTGATTGCCTCTGCAATCGCTTTATTATGGGCTAATATCGTCCCTGATAACTACCACTATGTTTGGCATCATACGCTATGGGAAATTTCAACAGGGTTAAGCGATAAAGTACATCAAATCAGTCTACATAAGGTTGCCAATGAATTTTTAATGGCCATCTTTTTCTTCTTTATCGGCTTAGAAATAAAACGAGAATTACTCGACGGTGAGCTTTCAAGTATAAAAAAAGCGGCGTTACCTCTTTTTGCGGCCCTTGGTGGGGTTATTTTCCCAGCTGCTATCTATCATTTCTTTAATAACGGCCTTCCTAGCGCCGGTGGTTGGGGGATCCCAATGGCAACCGATATCGCTTTTGCATTAGGATTACTTGCAATTGTTGGTAGCCGTGTACCGTTATCTCTTAAAATCTTCTTATCGGCACTGGCCATTGGTGATGATTTAATGGCAGTGATCGTCATTGCTTTATTTTATACCGAACAAATATTTGTCAACGAGCTATTAGTCGGCTTATTAGGACTTGGTATCTTAGGCGTTGCCAATCGCATGGGCGTACGTAACCATCTGTTTTATTACACTATTGGTTTAGTCATTGTATGGATCAGTTTTCTTGCCTCAGGCGTACATGCAACTGTAGCCGGTGTTGCGGTGGCATTTACTATTCCATCTCGCCGAGAGATTTCAATGGACAGCTACCTTAATAAAGCAAAATTATTATTACAAGGTTTAGAAAAAGAGCGCCAATGTGAGGAAGATGTTCTGAGTGAACACGCGATACATTCACTTAAAGAAATAAAAACATTAAGCTATCAAGCTGCTAATCCTTTGCAACTCAAAGAAAAAGCGCTTCATCCTTTAGCCACTTTATTTATTGTCCCGTTTTTTGCACTGGGTAATGCAGGGGTTATCATTGATAAAACCATGTTGGCAGAGCTAACTAATCCCATTGTATTAGGTATTGCCTTTGCACTGATTATTGGTAAACCGTTAGGTATTTATCTCTTTACTAAAGCTTTAACACTGCTTAATTTTGGGAAGCTACCGACCGGAGTCACTTGGACGCATATTATTGGCGTCGGATTCTTAGCAGGAATGGGCTTTACCATGTCTCTTTTTATCACCGATCTTGCATTCCAAGAGCCTGAATTTAAAATCATCGCCAAGGTCACCGTGTTATTAGCCTCGGTCATATCCGGTCTTATTGGTTACATTATTCTGATGCGCGCTAAACCCGCACAAATAATAGAGTAAAAACCGCGTTATTTTAAATGAAAAGCTTAGATGCATACTTGTGTCTAAGCTTTTTTTATAGTTACTCAGGCCTAAAAGGCTATTTAATATAAAACAACACAATCGAGGAAAGGCAATGGACGACGCCAAACATGTAAAAAAAATGCGCGCTATAAAAGAAAAACAAGATCAAAAAATAGCAGCAGCCAATATTGAGCGAGGCGTCAGCATATTGCTTGCAGGCCCCGGTAAAGGGAAAAGTAGCTCCGCCTTTGGTATGTTGGCGCGATCGCTTGGGCACGGGCATAAAGTCGCTGTAGTGCAGTTTTTAAAAGGCGCTATGCACACCGGAGAAGAGATTTTTTTTGCTCAACAAGAAAATGTGGATTGGTATGCAATGGGTGACGGTTTCACCTGGGAAACCCAAAATAGAGCGCAAGATATTAAAAGCGCACAACAAGCTTGGGAAAAAGCGGCACAGTTATTAAGTGATGAGCGTTATCAACTCGTTATTCTTGATGAAATAACTTATATGTTTAAATACCAATATTTGCAGATTGATGGCTTATTAGAGGCTTTAAAGAATCGCCCTAACAAAATGAATGTCGTACTGACAGGCAGAGGCCCTAGCCAAGATTTAATTGCAGCCGTTGACACTTATAGTTTGATTTTAGATGAAAAACACGCGTTTAAACAAGGCGTCAAAGCGCAACCAGGAATTGAATGGTAGCCGTATAGCAGTGGAATTAATTAAGCGTCCAGGTCTTACGCAGGTAGGGATAATTTAAACAAGCAAGACGGAAGCTTTTTAGTTTCTTTGGTATTAGTAGGGATGCATTACGCATCCCTACTCAGTTATGCAATATGCTTATTCAATACCGCTATGGCGAAGTAGCGCCTTTATACTTGGCTCACGCCCCATAAAGTTTTTAAATAATTGCATTGGGCTGGCACTGCCCCCTTTTTCAAGGATAGCCTCTAAAAAGTCATGTCCCGTTGAAGTATTA
The sequence above is a segment of the Psychromonas sp. CNPT3 genome. Coding sequences within it:
- the nhaA gene encoding Na+/H+ antiporter NhaA; translation: MSSHKHHWLHSPITGGVLLLIASAIALLWANIVPDNYHYVWHHTLWEISTGLSDKVHQISLHKVANEFLMAIFFFFIGLEIKRELLDGELSSIKKAALPLFAALGGVIFPAAIYHFFNNGLPSAGGWGIPMATDIAFALGLLAIVGSRVPLSLKIFLSALAIGDDLMAVIVIALFYTEQIFVNELLVGLLGLGILGVANRMGVRNHLFYYTIGLVIVWISFLASGVHATVAGVAVAFTIPSRREISMDSYLNKAKLLLQGLEKERQCEEDVLSEHAIHSLKEIKTLSYQAANPLQLKEKALHPLATLFIVPFFALGNAGVIIDKTMLAELTNPIVLGIAFALIIGKPLGIYLFTKALTLLNFGKLPTGVTWTHIIGVGFLAGMGFTMSLFITDLAFQEPEFKIIAKVTVLLASVISGLIGYIILMRAKPAQIIE
- the cobO gene encoding cob(I)yrinic acid a,c-diamide adenosyltransferase, translating into MDDAKHVKKMRAIKEKQDQKIAAANIERGVSILLAGPGKGKSSSAFGMLARSLGHGHKVAVVQFLKGAMHTGEEIFFAQQENVDWYAMGDGFTWETQNRAQDIKSAQQAWEKAAQLLSDERYQLVILDEITYMFKYQYLQIDGLLEALKNRPNKMNVVLTGRGPSQDLIAAVDTYSLILDEKHAFKQGVKAQPGIEW